The region GTTAAAAACCGGACAACCTATTGAATGCAGATTTTCCAGGTCACTTTGAAACCCATTAATGCATAATAAATCAATAGCATCATGACAACTTCTTTTATATTGGCCTAAATGCCCTAAACCTTCCATGTTTTTGTTATAGCTTTCAAAACGGGTCGTCAATTTACCAGCCATAAAGGTAAAAGGGAGGTCGTCAGGATGAGTAATTCCAAAAACATCTAATCCGGCATGTAAACCTATATTGTCCCCAATATAAGCATAATCACACTGTCTATTTATTTTGAGAAGTGCAATTCTAGAATCACTACATATTTTTCTTAGCTGAGCCATAATGTAGCGATCATCATTTAAACCACGGACATACACTTTACTAGCCATATTTAGATGAAATGCAGAAGTAAGGATATAGCCGTTCTTTTCCACACAAAATCCTGTGAATATCTTCGTATCATCTCGTTTGACAACCTTGACCATATACACTACATGCCTCatgttattataaatattttcataatgGGGTGGTTGAATTTTCGCATTCACATCCAATTCAGAGTTGCAAGTTTTCAATGCCATTTTTCCGATCtgaaaattaaaaccaaaaaaaagagAGATCAATTTGCTATCATATActtgataaacataaaataaggCCCTAGCAAAGTGTTTTACTTTTTGGTacaaaattcattaaattagttagcatcaaaatcattttaaaagtgaaatgaaaattatatgcTCCAAAGCCATATATCTTAGGGGGGGAAATGATTAACTATAAAATTTTGCATGTTTGAGAGCATTTGGTTCTAACTTTATTTAGTCTATAATACGACGGTAAATTTATAAGTAACAAATATCAACAAGTGTCACATGATCAAAGTAAATTGAGAGACTTTTGGAATCAAGAACAAACACTTCGTGTCTGTTTTAAGCCAAGGATCTGAAACGAAACCTGATCTGTCATGTTTCTTAGTTCAATCCTCAAGCTCCAGTAGATAATATTCACATGCTTGTCAATGAAAACAATAACAAACAAACCTCATTTACATAAGAGCTCCCCTAGCCTAGGCCTTATTAAATCGTTtcaaaaattgtattttaaagtGACCTGAAAATTAGACTCAGCTTTAACAAACAATCAACGCAAATTTTTTtgacgaaagaaaacaaaattattaccTTAACCAGATAGAGCAAGAGGCTGCCGACGTGTTCCAGAATTAGCACTCACAGGATCAAAGTAAACTGAGAGACTTAATTTGAAATGCAAACAAAAAACTAACAGTTCGCCATCAATAAGAGTTTTAGCAGCGAAGAGAAATTTGATAATGCAAAGTAAAACCCACTAAATTATAGAGATGGATAACAGTTATCAAAGTTCTTAAATTTACGTACAgatgtttaaaaatatattctgcTTACCAGCTACTTAAACACACTGTACTTGTACTTGACATGGCTagggttttttgttttttagacAATGAAAGAGATGGGAGTTTTCCTTGCAACGCAataaattttggataaaaaGCTGCATGGTAGATGATAAGAGGAAAACGACAAATTTCCCTTTTTTCAGGAAAAAGACAaactcttcttttttttcttttgtgaacCATGTGTTTTATTTCATCCTCAGTTTTTAAGTTGTCTTTGTCATGTTTGCCTCCAATAATTACGTCACCTTTAATTGATGCGATTTTCATATTGTGAtataattattgtaattttattagaCGAGACGGAAATTGGGTGGCGACGAGACTTTTTGTTATAATATTCTAGCCCAATCGGTGTGGCTAGAATCGAGACTTTTATAGTCGATTTTCATTAATGAAATCCTATCTTtcggtaaaaaaaaatataattattaaaataataattaataaagttagtaattttaaaagtatatatgataaaattagaattttgtATAAAAACTATGAATTATACGAAATCAATCTTTGGATTATTTGCATATTAATTTTGGGCTTTTTACTCAAATATCcaatatttatgtttaatttatttttataccaacacatatttgacattttaaaactaTCATGCAAAagagaaattattatttttataccatccatataaatagaaccctaataacacaaatgctcataattacaattattttctcgCACCTCAAATTTCTCTCTCTTTGTTTTTCAATTCAACTTTCACACAAATCTCACATTTGTTCTTCGCACCAATATCTgcctccgccgtttcgccgttccgCCTTCGTCTTGCTaacatctttcttttatcgttttgattttagatctgaaatttttagttcttttttttcattttcagatctgtaatatatttattttttactgttgttctcaccattaaacatgtataaagattatttttaaagaatctaatattCATTTGAtgtaatgtagaataattttgtgattttatggaataaaattctgttatgtctgtatttttcttgtgtttctacgcttttttttattctgcagaacgatttatTGATGacgattgattgctgaattattgtaatgttacaatgttgttgattttatgttgactttatgttgatatcaactgattttttttatttttacattgacaaataagataatattgtctgtgaaataaattaaaataaattaaattgagactagataatgatatgctAGTATAGGAGAAGAAGACatataatgatgttgaattattgtaatgttacaatgttgttatggtgttgattttcggttgatattttgttgattttagcatcgatgaagaagacaataatgatgttaaattattataatgttacattgttgatcttatgttgatatagtgttgacatagtgttgattttggtattggtgaaaaatataaataatgattttgaattattataatattataaatttgaatttatgttgatattatgttgattttgtgttggtattttagatagaaaaatgatgcattaatctttggttaatttaatgttgatttaatgttgatatatatatatatatatatatatatatatatatataattaaatatatgataaataataaatttcgattaattattagaaaaaataaaagtaaataaatattacaaagtattaaaaaagatttataaaattaataatatccagtttattaaatgttgttaatattgtgttgatattaaaactgacaaaaaatgtcaacaataaataatgTACACATATCTTACAcatattgattttatattgattctgtgttgattttgagttgatatttgattaattttaatgacaaatagtatacacatgttgattttatattgattttgtgttgattttcaattaattttagcgATATGCGCATGTTAATTTTAGGTTGACATCAAGTTGATTTTgcgttgattttgattaatatagcttaaataattgtacatcaataaaatccaatattgattttataataaagtttgtacGTAGAATATAATATAAGGAGAAAAAAACCAACCAAATTCCAAAATGCCGAAATGAATTTAGCACCCGCAAATTGCAATTAGCGAGAAGAAATGTGAACATTCATGAGAGTATTTTcggaatatttttaaattaaagattgGAATTACATTATCTAATTCCTTCAAAATCCAAAATGTCAACTAGCAGCAAACTATAACTGTTATGTCCATGATAATATTTACAACAGAAAAATGCCATTGACATTCCAATGAAATTTACTATATTACAAAATACTCTTCAACTCTAAAACCAAGGATGCCATCTAGGATCCATCATACCCAAAACAGTTTAATGTCAAACTTTTACCATGAAGATAATCCTCAAAACCAAAACTATCCAAAGTTCCCGTAAGAGCTTCAAATCCAAGCATTGAAAATGGAATTGCTCCCGTTGGTCTCTGAAATCTGCAAAATTCTCAAAGAAAAGGAGAGAAATATAAGCATATCAATACATTCTAACAAATTAACACTCTAGAAAATggaagttataaaaaaaatggctgAATACCAATAGCATATATTTATGTAGGGAATGTTAGAAAGTTTATCGAGAAAAAAACACAAAGAGATCAATCATTGAAACAAACATGTGCACTACACATTCCATCCTGCTGCTTTTCAATAAACATCTATTCCGCAAACTTACAGGAGGTATTTATTTCACAGACggtattatcttatttgtcaatgttaaaataaaaaaaatcagttgatataaacataatatcaacaaaaagtcaacataaaatcaacaatattgtaacattataataattcaacaatcaatcatcatcaacaaatcgttctgcaaaataaaagaaaacgcataaatacaacaaaacacaaaaaaatgcagaaataaccgaattttattacataaaatcacaaaattattctacataacatgaaatgagtattagattctttaaagatacctTTTTATCCAAAGTTCCCGTAACAtgaaccaagcgtttaaaaacgtttaactCTGAATTAAATTCAATAATCTTATACTTTTTTATCTCatctacaactttcattaagACCAAATTTCATTTCGACATTTCTTTAATGTCCGAAATCGTCCTCAAAGTTGG is a window of Mercurialis annua linkage group LG2, ddMerAnnu1.2, whole genome shotgun sequence DNA encoding:
- the LOC126669619 gene encoding uncharacterized protein LOC126669619, with the translated sequence MALKTCNSELDVNAKIQPPHYENIYNNMRHVVYMVKVVKRDDTKIFTGFCVEKNGYILTSAFHLNMASKVYVRGLNDDRYIMAQLRKICSDSRIALLKINRQCDYAYIGDNIGLHAGLDVFGITHPDDLPFTFMAGKLTTRFESYNKNMEGLGHLGQYKRSCHDAIDLLCINGFQSDLENLHSIGCPVFNSKGLVIGMIVSSHKGLDYVVPAVWLSRIKDSINQLSSQASGSRQQ